In Streptomyces sp. TS71-3, the following proteins share a genomic window:
- a CDS encoding SigE family RNA polymerase sigma factor: MTVLLAPVRTSTATTTGHALGSTEAPAATGASVAPAAHRVRPARTPAVRTARTAHEAYAARHTYPSFASYVRARGPVLLRTARSLTSNPSDAEDLLQTALTKTYVAWDRIEDHRALDGYVRRALLNTRTSQWRKRKVDEFACEELPEPERVPGEDPAEGQALRDAMWRAIVKLPARQRAMVVLRYYEDLSEAQTAEVLGVSVGTVKSAVSRALSKLREDPELSPAA; encoded by the coding sequence ATGACCGTTCTTCTGGCGCCAGTTCGCACCAGCACCGCTACGACCACGGGGCACGCCCTCGGGAGCACGGAAGCTCCCGCGGCGACCGGGGCCTCCGTGGCCCCCGCGGCGCACCGGGTGCGCCCGGCGCGGACTCCTGCTGTGCGCACGGCGCGCACGGCGCACGAAGCCTATGCGGCGCGGCACACCTACCCCTCGTTCGCCTCCTACGTCCGCGCCCGCGGTCCCGTACTGCTGCGCACCGCCCGGTCGCTGACCTCCAACCCCTCCGACGCCGAGGACCTGTTGCAGACGGCGCTCACGAAGACGTACGTCGCCTGGGACCGCATCGAGGATCACCGCGCCCTGGACGGCTACGTCCGCCGTGCGCTGCTGAACACGCGCACCTCGCAGTGGCGGAAGCGGAAGGTCGACGAGTTCGCCTGTGAGGAACTGCCTGAGCCGGAGAGGGTCCCGGGCGAGGATCCCGCCGAGGGCCAGGCGCTGCGGGATGCCATGTGGCGCGCGATAGTCAAGCTGCCCGCGCGGCAGCGCGCCATGGTGGTGCTCCGCTACTACGAGGACCTGAGCGAGGCCCAGACCGCGGAGGTGCTGGGGGTCTCGGTGGGAACGGTCAAGAGCGCGGTCTCGCGTGCGCTGAGCAAGCTCCGCGAGGACCCCGAGCTGAGCCCGGCCGCCTGA
- a CDS encoding bifunctional DNA primase/polymerase: MPTTDRHAVPPAALALAHALTAAERGLAVFPLSRTKLPALRSPHHDERLPTLCRGECGKFGHGVYDASSDPRRVRALFAAAPRATAYGIACGVAPHHLIGVDLDNKPATDAPAALRELALRHLFTIPATVVVITPSDGRHVWLSGPPDVAVPNSVGRLAPGIDIRAAGGYLVGPGSLTAHGVYSAEPGTGHLEPAPCPPALLRLLLPPPTRAYHAAAGPGVRGEQRGAGLVQFVLASHEGQRNTRLFWAACRAHENGLAETLMAPLIAAALETGLTEQEARTTIASAARLTATRGRR, encoded by the coding sequence ATGCCCACCACCGACCGGCATGCCGTGCCCCCCGCAGCCCTGGCCCTCGCCCACGCGCTCACCGCCGCCGAGCGCGGGCTTGCCGTCTTCCCGCTCTCCCGTACCAAGCTGCCGGCCCTGCGATCGCCGCACCACGACGAGCGGCTGCCCACGCTCTGCCGCGGCGAGTGCGGCAAGTTCGGGCACGGCGTGTACGACGCCTCGTCCGACCCGCGCCGGGTCCGCGCGCTCTTCGCGGCGGCGCCCAGGGCGACGGCCTACGGCATTGCCTGCGGTGTTGCTCCGCACCACCTCATCGGCGTCGACCTGGACAACAAGCCGGCCACGGACGCGCCGGCGGCGCTTCGCGAGCTGGCGCTGCGCCACCTGTTCACGATCCCGGCCACGGTGGTGGTGATCACGCCCAGCGACGGCCGGCACGTGTGGCTGAGCGGCCCACCGGACGTGGCGGTCCCCAACTCGGTCGGCCGCCTGGCTCCCGGCATCGACATACGCGCGGCGGGCGGCTACCTCGTCGGCCCCGGTTCGCTCACGGCGCACGGGGTCTACAGCGCGGAACCCGGTACGGGGCACCTGGAGCCGGCACCCTGCCCACCCGCACTCCTGCGCCTGCTACTGCCACCGCCCACGCGCGCGTACCACGCGGCGGCAGGCCCGGGGGTGCGCGGCGAACAACGGGGAGCGGGCCTCGTCCAGTTCGTGCTGGCCTCACACGAGGGCCAGCGCAACACCCGCCTGTTCTGGGCGGCCTGCCGAGCCCACGAGAACGGCCTCGCGGAAACGCTCATGGCCCCCCTGATCGCCGCGGCCCTGGAAACCGGCCTCACGGAACAGGAGGCCCGCACGACGATCGCGTCGGCGGCGAGGCTGACGGCTACGCGGGGGAGGCGGTGA
- a CDS encoding pyridoxamine 5'-phosphate oxidase family protein: protein MTEPADPTATPDSAVHARLTQERNVWLCTLRPDGSPHVTPVWFVCTDPGGPAPTWWIGVDARSVKIRNITSDPRVTLALEDGTHPVVAEGKATVLAPPAFPQEIRTAFYDKYTWDITEKESPGERRALIRIPTSRWLLRGTAR from the coding sequence ATGACAGAACCCGCAGACCCCACGGCAACGCCGGACTCCGCCGTACACGCCCGTCTGACCCAAGAGCGCAACGTCTGGCTCTGCACCCTCCGCCCCGACGGCTCGCCCCACGTCACACCGGTCTGGTTCGTCTGCACGGACCCCGGAGGCCCGGCCCCGACATGGTGGATCGGCGTGGACGCCCGCTCGGTGAAGATCCGCAACATCACATCGGACCCGCGGGTCACTCTCGCCCTGGAGGACGGCACGCACCCGGTCGTGGCGGAGGGAAAGGCGACGGTACTCGCCCCGCCCGCCTTCCCTCAGGAGATCAGAACGGCCTTCTACGACAAGTACACGTGGGACATCACCGAGAAGGAGTCCCCTGGCGAACGACGCGCGCTCATCAGGATCCCCACAAGCCGCTGGCTCCTCAGGGGCACGGCACGGTGA
- a CDS encoding MarR family winged helix-turn-helix transcriptional regulator — protein MNTDPSPQPQARPQQTAATVQRLSDAIKRLRARLRAESGQHSTGLTLTQLAVLASVVREGPVTAARLASMEHVSPQSIAQSLAVLKAAGLVHGEPDPQDGRRKLVSADPAATDMVDGLLASRASFLARAIDQVIAPEEFGDLVRAIELLERLAAADLSGGSI, from the coding sequence ATGAACACCGACCCCAGTCCGCAGCCGCAGGCGCGCCCGCAGCAGACCGCCGCCACCGTCCAGCGGCTCAGCGACGCGATCAAGCGGCTGCGCGCCCGGCTGCGCGCGGAGTCGGGGCAGCACTCGACCGGTCTGACCCTCACGCAGCTCGCCGTGCTGGCGAGCGTCGTGCGGGAGGGGCCGGTCACCGCGGCCCGGCTCGCCTCGATGGAGCACGTCAGCCCGCAGTCCATCGCGCAGAGCCTCGCGGTGCTCAAGGCCGCCGGGCTGGTCCACGGTGAGCCCGATCCGCAGGACGGGCGCAGGAAGCTGGTGAGCGCCGATCCCGCCGCGACCGACATGGTCGACGGGCTGCTCGCCAGCCGTGCCTCCTTCCTTGCGCGGGCGATCGACCAGGTCATCGCCCCGGAGGAGTTCGGGGACCTGGTGAGGGCCATCGAGTTGCTGGAGCGCCTCGCCGCGGCCGACCTGAGCGGCGGCTCCATATGA
- a CDS encoding MFS transporter, whose protein sequence is MRAAAEGGAAARRRSGTPFAWTFTTPLYVGSSLNPINSSIIATALVPIAAELHVSVGSTAVLVSSLYLASAVAQPTAGKLAEVLGARRIFLAGIVLVLLGGVVGGLGQNLAMLTVARVLVGIGTSAGFPCAMVLIRRRAADVGLDAPPGGVLGGIAVAGMATAAVGPPLGGLLVGAAGWRWAFLINIPVTAIALAMAARWLPRDPRPDRGHHGFRQVADRIDLPGILGFAASMSALVIFLMGLPHAQWVALALFVLVGAPTVVWELRRTAPFFDFRALAANGALTRTYLRQALTLLGVYSVMYGMTQWMEAAQGMSTVAAGLLLLPMGAVSALLSRPLASRNLVRGPLVASGVTMLLGSAGIVLLTSHSPVILLVLVSLVFGVTSATTTVGNQTALYLAAPADQIGTASGLFRTFGYLGTITSAVIGGVVFRDGASDHGLHSLGLVLVAAGIAVLLLTLFDGRLMRRDGSRNGHGGGSHAPVSPGNPGHPMTTEPPEPPERPKPPEHREHQEHREHPDNPEHPENPPKESPS, encoded by the coding sequence ATGAGAGCCGCCGCCGAAGGCGGTGCTGCGGCGCGCCGTCGCTCGGGCACGCCCTTCGCGTGGACGTTCACCACACCGCTCTACGTCGGCTCCAGTCTCAACCCGATCAACAGCTCCATCATCGCCACCGCCCTGGTGCCCATCGCCGCCGAGCTGCACGTCTCCGTGGGCAGCACCGCCGTACTCGTCTCCTCCCTCTATCTGGCCAGCGCCGTCGCGCAACCCACCGCGGGCAAGCTGGCCGAGGTGCTCGGCGCGCGCCGGATCTTCCTCGCCGGCATCGTCCTCGTGCTGCTCGGCGGCGTGGTCGGCGGCCTCGGCCAGAACCTGGCGATGCTGACCGTCGCCCGGGTCCTGGTCGGCATCGGCACCTCCGCCGGCTTCCCCTGCGCGATGGTGCTGATACGGCGCCGTGCCGCGGACGTCGGCCTCGACGCCCCGCCCGGCGGGGTGCTCGGCGGCATCGCGGTCGCCGGCATGGCCACCGCCGCCGTCGGACCTCCGCTCGGCGGACTGCTGGTGGGTGCCGCCGGCTGGCGGTGGGCCTTCCTGATCAACATCCCGGTCACCGCGATCGCCCTCGCGATGGCCGCCCGCTGGCTGCCCCGAGACCCCCGGCCCGACCGCGGTCACCACGGTTTCCGCCAGGTCGCCGACCGGATCGACCTGCCCGGCATCCTCGGCTTCGCCGCCTCGATGAGCGCGCTCGTCATCTTCCTGATGGGCCTGCCGCACGCCCAGTGGGTCGCACTCGCCCTCTTCGTGCTGGTCGGCGCTCCGACGGTCGTGTGGGAGCTTCGGCGGACCGCCCCGTTCTTCGACTTCCGCGCTCTCGCCGCCAACGGCGCCCTCACCCGCACCTACCTGCGCCAGGCGCTCACCCTGCTCGGCGTCTACTCCGTGATGTACGGCATGACCCAGTGGATGGAGGCCGCCCAGGGGATGTCCACCGTGGCGGCCGGGCTCCTGCTGCTGCCGATGGGCGCCGTCTCCGCACTGCTCTCCCGGCCGCTCGCCAGCCGCAACCTCGTGCGCGGGCCGCTGGTCGCCTCGGGGGTGACCATGCTGCTCGGCTCCGCCGGCATCGTGCTGCTCACCTCGCACAGCCCCGTGATCCTGCTCGTGCTGGTGTCCCTCGTCTTCGGCGTCACCTCCGCCACCACCACCGTCGGGAACCAGACCGCCCTCTACCTCGCGGCACCCGCCGACCAGATCGGCACCGCCTCCGGGCTGTTCAGGACGTTCGGATACCTCGGAACCATCACGTCCGCCGTGATCGGCGGCGTCGTCTTCCGCGACGGGGCGAGCGACCACGGCCTGCACTCCCTCGGACTCGTGCTGGTCGCCGCCGGTATCGCGGTCCTCCTGCTCACCCTCTTCGACGGCCGTCTGATGCGCCGTGACGGCAGTCGTAATGGCCACGGGGGGGGGAGCCACGCCCCCGTCAGCCCCGGCAACCCCGGCCACCCCATGACCACCGAACCCCCGGAACCCCCGGAACGCCCGAAACCTCCGGAACACCGGGAACACCAGGAACACCGGGAACACCCGGACAATCCGGAACACCCCGAGAACCCTCCCAAGGAGAGCCCCTCTTGA